Proteins encoded by one window of Panicum virgatum strain AP13 chromosome 7N, P.virgatum_v5, whole genome shotgun sequence:
- the LOC120681197 gene encoding heavy metal-associated isoprenylated plant protein 19-like, whose product MGEENETKSITIELKVYMHCDSCERKVRRTINKIEGVETVEVDREENKVTVTGDFKPEKVVKKIKKKTGKKAEISIPDEDKEEEGVGQEPYCVPYEDPVLYPDADVPDEFRSYRPERWDFHYFDDENAQACMVM is encoded by the exons ATGGGTGAAGAAAACGAAACGAAG AGCATCACAATAGAACTGAAAGTGTACATGCACTGCGACTCCTGTGAAAGAAAAGTGCGCCGAACCATCAACAAAATCGAAG GCGTGGAGACAGTCGAGGTCGACAGGGAAGAGAACAAGGTTACGGTGACGGGCGATTTCAAGCCGGAGAAGGTGGtgaagaagatcaagaagaagacCGGGAAGAAGGCGGAGATCTCGATCCCCGACGAAGataaggaggaagaaggcgtgGGACAAGAGCCTTATTGTGTTCCTTACGAGGATCCAGTGCTGTACCCTGATGCAGATGTGCCCGATGAGTTTCGGAGCTATAGGCCAGAAAGGTGGGACTTCCATTACTTTGATGACGAAAACGCACAGGCGTGCATGGTAATGTAG
- the LOC120683094 gene encoding 40S ribosomal protein S11-like yields MAEQTEKAFLKQPKVFLCPKKAAKGNKPGKGGNRFWKNIGLGFKTPREAIEGTYIDKKCPFTGTVSIRGRIIAGTCHSAKMNRTIIVRRNYLHFVKKYQRYEKRHSNIPAHISPCFRVKEGDHVIIGQCRPLSKTVRFNVLKVIPAGSKSGAVKKAFTAA; encoded by the exons ATGGCAGAGCAG ACGGAGAAGGCTTTCTTGAAGCAGCCCAAGGTGTTTCTCTG TCCCAAGAAGGCTGCCAAGGGGAACAAGCCTGGCAAGGGTGGGAACAGGTTCTGGAAGAACATCGGCCTTGGGTTCAAGACCCCCAGGGAAGCCATTGAAG GAACCTACATTGATAAGAAATGCCCATTCACTGGCACTGTGTCTATCAGGGGTCGCATCATTGCTGGAACATGCCACAGTGCCAAGATGAACAGGACCATCATTGTTCGTAGGAATTACCTTCACTTTGTCAAGAAGTACCAGAG GTATGAGAAGAGGCACTCCAACATCCCCGCACACATTTCACCATGCTTCCGCGTGAAGGAAGGAGACCATGTGATCATTGGCCAGTGCAG ACCACTATCAAAGACTGTGAGGTTCAATGTGCTCAAAGTCATTCCGGCAGGTTCAAAGAGTGGAGCAGTGAAGAAAGCTTTCACGGCTGCTTAA
- the LOC120680728 gene encoding trafficking protein particle complex II-specific subunit 120 homolog translates to MEPGLSIESGSAIRVAVLPVGGTIPPPRLREYAALVARHARVDLASLRTYYSEHQKSPFAHQPWETGCLRLKFVLGGCVPSPWEDFQSSRKVLAVIGICHLPSSPDLDRVAADFVDAARTYPSALARRCFAFCPTDAQMAGKKRDDIIMFPPSDQQSLELHMLTMIQDLAASLLMEFEKWVLRAESTGTILKTPLDSQSSLGSEEVIKAKKRRLGRAQKIIGDYCLLAGSPVDANAHYTTAIELARLTGDVFWHAGALEGSVCALVVDRMGQSDPVLEDEVKYRYYTIIQLYRRATLQDNAQRVSPVSFELEAALKLARYLCRQELAKEVSDLLMGAADGAKALIDASDRLILYIEIARLFGMLGYKRKAAFFSRQVAQLYLQQDNAYAAMSAMQVLTMTTNAYHVQSRKTSKINHDSSKEPRASSSDSGKVHPVAIVSLFESQWSAIQMVVLREILLSSIRAADPLSSWSAAARLLRSFYPLITPAGQSGLASSLANSADKLPTGTRCADPCLPFIRLHSFPLHPSQRDIVKRNPGKKEWWTGAGPSGPFIYTPFSKAGASSGTSKQEVSWIVGEPVQVMVELANPCSFDLVVESIYLSVHSGNFDAFPVSVSLPPNTSKLVLLSGIPTQVGPISIPGCIVHCFGVITEHLFKEVDCLLLGAAQGLVLSDPFRCCGSSKFKSANFPSISVVPPLPLLVANVVGGDGSILLYEGEIRDVLITLTNAGTVPVEEANIALSGKNQDSVISIAHSTWKSALPIKPGGEVTFAATLRAWHLSSADLEADGSRSPASSRRIAREGINPFLNIHYAGPAANPENGDISLPPGRRLVVPLNICVVQGMRLVRARLLSMEIPARFTEAQLRPVSGKDDTSTGNDTERTNINLLKIDPYKGSWGLRLLELELFNPTDVVFDVDVAVHSDDTNVDQRVISEGSAGDAACHKTRIDRDYSARVLIPLENFKLPVLDASFFVKESSSDEPLGSRAAAIAERNAKAELNASINNLISKIKVKWHSGRNSSGELNIKDAIQAALQASIMDILLPDPLTFSFKLAKNRIATNADSSKDSGNPSIHSSDRNVGPSTDNVLSCDDPISAHAMTHMEVQIRNNTKEIIQMNLSISCKDVAGDNCFDENSATVLWAGVLSDIHLEVPPLQEVVHPFSVYFLVPGDYSLQASSVIMDATDVLRARAKAESPDEPILCRGSPFHIRVVGTA, encoded by the exons ATGGAGCCCGGGCTGAGCATCGAGTCCGGCTCAGCCATCCGCGTGGCGGTGCTCCCCGTGGGCGGCacgatcccgccgccgcgcctgcgcgAGTACGCGGCGCTGGTGGCGCGCCACGCGCGCGTCGACCTCGCCTCGCTCCGCACCTACTACTCGGAGCACCAGAAGAGCCCCTTCGCGCACCAGCCCTGGGAGACCGGGTGCCTCCGCCTCAAGTTCGTGCTCGGCGGGTGCGTGCCTTCCCCCTGGGAGGACTTCCAGTCCTCGCGCAAGGTGCTCGCCGTGATCGGCATCTGCCACCTGCCGTCCTCGCCCGACCTCGACCGCGTCGCGGCCGACTTCGTCGATGCAGCGCGGACGTACCCCTCGGCGCTCGCCAGACGGTGCTTCGCCTTCTGCCCCACGGACGCGCAG ATGGCGGGAAAAAAGAGAGATGACATTATTATGTTCCCTCCTTCTGATCAGCAATCGCTGGAGCTTCATATGCTTACAATGATCCAAGATCTTGCTGCTTCATTGTTGATGGAGTTTGAGAAGTGGGTCTTACGTGCAGAATCCACAGGAACTATTCTGAAGACACCTTTGGATTCACAATCCAGTCTTGGCTCAGAGGAG GTAATTAAGGCTAAGAAAAGAAGGCTGGGCCGTGCACAAAAGATAATAGGAGATTATTGCCTTTTGGCTGGATCACCTGTGGATGCTAATGCACATTACACCACCGCAATAGAGCTTGCAAGATTGACAGGAGATGTTTTCTGGCATGCTGGAGCTCTTGAGGGTAGTGTCTGTGCCCTAGTG GTAGATAGGATGGGCCAAAGTGATCCTGTTTTGGAGGATGAAGTGAAATATCGTTATTACACCATTATCCAGCTATACAGAAGAGCCACTTTACAAGATAATGCTCAAAG AGTTTCACCTGTGAGCTTTGAGCTTGAAGCTGCCTTGAAGTTGGCAAGATACTTATGCAG GCAGGAACTTGCCAAGGAGGTGTCAGATTTGTTAATGGGAGCTGCAGATGGTGCCAAGGCTCTGATTGATGCTAGTGACCGACTCATATTATATATTGAAATCGCAAGACTTTTTGGTATGCTCGGTTACAAGCGCAAGGCGGCCTTTTTTTCAAGACAAGTTGCACAATTATACCTTCAGCAGGACAATGCATATGCTGCCATGAGTGCTATGCAGGTTCTAACCATGACTACCAATGCCTACCATGTCCAAAGCCGAAAGACTAGCAAAATAAATCATGATTCATCCAAG GAACCTCGAGCTAGCAGTAGTGATTCTGGAAAAGTGCACCCTGTGGCTATCGTGTCATTGTTTGAGTCGCAATGGAGTGCCATTCAAATGGTCGTTCTAAGAGAGATATTGTTGTCATCAATCCGTGCTGCGGATCCACTCTCGTCATGGAGCGCTGCAGCTCGTCTTCTTCGATCATTTTACCCACTCATTACACCAGCTGGTCAGAGTGGCTTGGCAAGCTCACTTGCAAACTCTGCTGATAAGCTTCCAACAGGCACACGCTGCGCTGATCCATGCCTGCCTTTTATCAG GTTGCATTCTTTCCCACTTCACCCTTCTCAAAGAGACATAGTAAAGCGCAACCCAGGTAAAAAGGAGTGGTGGACTGGTGCAGGTCCTTCAGGACCTTTCATTTATACTCCTTTCAGCAAGGCAGGAGCGTCCTCTGGGACTTCCAAGCAAGAGGTTAGTTGGATTGTGGGGGAGCCAGTTCAAGTCATGGTTGAGTTAGCAAACCCATGCAGCTTTGACCTAGTCGTTGAGAGCATCTATCTCTCTGTTCATTCTGGGAATTTTGATGCCTTTCCAGTTAGTGTTAGTCTTCCACCTAACACCtcaaaattagttttgttatctGGTATTCCAACACAAGTCGGACCAATTTCGATTCCTGGGTGCATTGttcattgcttcggtgttattACAGAACACCTATTCAAAGAGGTCGACTGTTTGCTCCTTGGAGCTGCACAAGGGCTTGTCCTTTCTGATCCTTTCAGATGTTGTGGCTCTAGCAAGTTTAAGAGTGCCAACTTTCCTAGTATATCTGTTGTTCCTCCTCTGCCATTATTAGTTGCCAATGTTGTGGGTGGAGATGGTTCCATCCTTCTTTATGAAGGAGAAATTCGTGATGTTTTGATAACACTGACAAATGCTGGAACGGTACCAGTTGAAGAAGCAAATATTGCTTTGTCAGGGAAGAATCAGGATTCTGTTATTTCGATTGCCCATAGCACATGGAAATCTGCTCTTCCTATTAAACCAGGTGGAGAAGTGACGTTTGCAGCGACTCTAAGAGCCTGGCATCTTAGTTCGGCAGATCTGGAAGCAGATGGCAGTAGATCTCCTGCAAGTTCAAGGAGAATAGCAAGAGAAGGAATCAATCCATTCTTGAATATTCACTATGCTG GTCCTGCTGCTAATCCTGAGAATGGAGATATTTCTCTTCCACCTGGAAGACGCCTGGTTGTTCCATTAAATATCTGTGTTGTGCAGGGCATGCGCCTTGTAAGAGCACGTCTGTTGTCCATGGAAATACCTGCTCGATTTACCGAAGCGCAGTTAAGACCTGTCAGTGGCAAAGATGATACAAGCACTGGAAATGACACAGAGCGTACTAATATTAATTTGTTGAAGATTGATCCTTATAAAGGCAGTTGGGGGCTCCGCCTTCTGGAACTTGAGCTTTTCAATCCTACTGATGTTGTTTTTGATGTTGATGTTGCTGTACATTCAGATGACacaaatgtggatcaaagaGTAATATCAGAAGGCAGTGCTGGTGATGCAGCTTGTCACAAAACCAGAATCGATCGTGACTACTCTGCCAGAGTTCTCATACCTCTTGAGAACTTCAAGTTACCTGTTCTTGATGCTTCCTTCTTTGTAAAGGAAAGTAGTAGTGATGAACCTCTTGGATCCAGGGCCGCTGCCATAGCAGAGAGGAATGCCAAGGCAGAGCTAAATGCGTCTATCAACAATTTGATTTCAAAAATAAAAGTGAAATGGCACTCTGGGAGAAATAGCTCAGGTGAGCTGAATATTAAAGATGCTATTCAGGCGGCATTACAAGCATCTATAATGGACATACTGTTGCCAGATCCCTTGACATTTAGCTTTAAGCTTGCTAAGAATAGAATTGCAACCAATGCTGATTCTTCAAAGGATTCTGGCAACCCTTCCATTCATTCAAGTGACAGGAATGTAGGCCCATCTACTGATAATGTTCTGAGCTGTGATGATCCTATATCTGCTCATGCAATGACCCATATGGAAGTTCAAATTCGCAACAACACAAAGGAAATTATTCAGATGAACCTAAGCATTTCATGCAAAGATGTTGCAGGAGATAATTGCTTTGACGAAAATAGTGCAACTGTTCTCTGGGCTG GTGTTCTTAGCGATATACATCTGGAGGTTCCCCCATTGCAAGAGGTAGTACATCCCTTTTCTGTGTACTTCCTTGTACCAGGTGACTACTCGCTGCAAGCTTCTTCTGTTATCATGGATGCCACAGATGTTCTTCGTGCTCGTGCGAAGGCAGAGTCACCAGATGAACCTATACTATGCCGAGGATCCCCATTCCACATCCGGGTAGTTGGTACAGCATAG
- the LOC120680836 gene encoding uncharacterized protein LOC120680836, which yields MVGGGGRRAATAAALGRWCLVILAVASALGVSGPAFYWCYKKGFSASPSSPAAASSSPACPPCSCDCPPPLSLKSIAPGLANFSITDCGKNDPELAKEMEKQFVDLLNEELKLQQVVAEEHSHHMNATLVEAKRQATQYQREADKCNAATETCEEAREQSEAAISKEKKLTALWEQRARQLGWQESRASSM from the exons ATGGTGGGCGGCGGGGGGCgccgcgcggcgacggcggcggcgctcgggcggTGGTGCCTGGTCATCCTGGCCGTGGCCTCCGCGCTCGGGGTCTCCGGCCCCGCCTTCTACTGGTGCTACAAGAAGGGGTtctccgcctcgccctcctcccccgcggcggcgtcctcgtccCCCGCGTGCCCGCCTTGCAGCTGCGACTGCccgccgcccctctccctcAAGTCCATCGCCCCAG GGCTTGCCAACTTCTCAATAACAG ATTGTGGAAAAAATGACCCTGAGCTTGCTAAAGAAATGGAGAAACAATTTGTAGATCTCCTCAATGAGGAACTCAAGCTCCAGCAGGTTGTAGCTGAGGAGCACAGCCATCACATGAATGCCACTCTTGTTGAAGCGAAAAGACAGGCTACTCAATATCAGCGTGAGGCAGATAAGTGTAATGCAGCCACAGAGACCTGCGAGGAAGCTCGGGAGCAGTCTGAGGCAGCAATTTCAAAGGAGAAGAAACTCACGGCACTGTGGGAACAACGAGCTCGGCAACTGGGTTGGCAAGAGTCTCGAGCCTCAAGCATGTGA
- the LOC120680835 gene encoding gamma-tubulin complex component 2-like yields MCTPMSYTGSAPGASTGSVIGSYAVSVQELLVIDDLLSALVGIEGRYISIKRVRGKEDHVVFQIDSSMDLALQELTRRIFPLCEDYVLVSKFVESRSHFKNGLVNHALAAALRAFLLDYQAMVAQLEHQFRLGRLSVQGLWFFCQRMMSSLNALAVLVEKASFNNTSGSATLNLLQSQAKAMGGDSAVRSLLEKMTEYASAAYLRMLERWVYEGVIDDPYGEFFIAENKSLQKESLTQDYDAKYWQQRYSLKEGIPSFLTNVAAMILTTGKYLNVMRECGHNVQVSLENSKLMSFGSNHQYLECIKSAYDFASGELLTLMKDKYDLVGKLRSLKRYLLLDQGDFLVHFMDIAREELTKKPEEISAEKLQSLLDIALRSTAAASDPTHEELICCVERSSLLKKLATLKDLDCACPADKLTAADVDQSMQLSITGLETFCLSNKVQWPLSLLISRKALTKYQLIFRLLFHCKHVSHQLCAAWQIQQVFRSVKILGTPILRSSILCRSMLKFVNSLLHYLTFEVLEPNWHLMHDRLQTARSIDEVIQIHDFFLQQCLKECLLLSPQLLVKVEKLKALCLQYATSIQLLMPSIEVANSENTSKAGKSRSRTNKSQDRDQQLKLASENVVMSESILKFEAAFNSELQSLAPTLSNSSHAEPYLTRLAQCILGVRTDQ; encoded by the exons GAACTTTTGGTTATAGATGATTTGCTGTCAGCACTGGTGGGTATTGAGGGACGATATATTTCTATTAAGAGAGTTCGTGGAAAGGAGGACCATGTTGTCTTCCAGATTGATTCTTCAATGGACCTTGCCCTCCAG GAATTGACTCGCAGAATCTTCCCTTTGTGTGAGGATTATGTGCTGGTAAGCAAGTTTGTGGAGTCAAGGTCACATTTCAAGAATGGTCTGGTCAACCATGCTCTGGCCGCAGCTCTAAGAGCATTCCTACTG GATTATCAGGCGATGGTCGCTCAACTGGAGCACCAGTTCCGCCTTGGAAGGCTTTCTGTTCAGGGATTATGGTTCTTTTGTCAG AGGATGATGAGTTCGTTGAATGCACTGGCAGTTCTAGTGGAGAAGGCTTCTTTCAACAATACCAGTGGTTCTGCAACACTTAATCTACTTCAAAGCCAG GCAAAGGCGATGGGTGGTGATAGTGCTGTTCGGTCTTTACTGGAAAAGATGACAGAATATGCAAGTGCAGCATACCTCAGGATGCTAGAAAG GTGGGTCTATGAGGGAGTTATTGATGATCCTTACGGTGAATTCTTCATTGCTGAAAACAAATCTCTGCAGAAG GAGAGCCTCACTCAAGATTATGATGCCAAATATTGGCAGCAACGATACAGCTTAAAAGAAGGAATTCCCAGTTTCCTTACTAATGTTGCCGCAATGATTCTGACAACAGGAAAGTATCTTAATGTTATGAGAGAATGTGGGCATAATGTTCAG GTTTCCTTAGAAAATTCTAAGCTTATGAGCTTTGGTTCAAATCACCAATATCTTGAATGTATCAAATCTGCATATGATTTTGCAAGTGGTGAATTGTTGACTCTGATGAAAGATAAG TATGATCTCGTTGGGAAACTGCGATCCCTGAAGCGCTATCTACTCCTTGACCAA GGTGACTTTTTGGTCCATTTTATGGATATTGCTCGAGAGGAGCTTACGAAGAAACCAGAAGAAATATCTGCTGAAAAACTTCAG TCTCTGCTTGACATTGCTTTGCGGAGTACGGCGGCTGCTTCTGATCCAACTCATGAAGAACTAATTTGCTGCGTG GAACGAAGTTCCCTCCTTAAGAAACTTGCCACTCTGAAAGACTTGGATTGTGCTTGCCCTGCAGATAAGCTTACTGCAGCAGATGTTGATCAGTCGATGCAATTAAGCATCACGGGTTTGGAAACATTTTGCCTTAGCAATAAG GTCCAATGGCCACTATCTCTTCTAATTTCAAGGAAGGCTCTGACAAAATACCAATTGATCTTTCGCCTATTGTTCCACTGCAAGCATGTTAGTCATCAGCTATGTGCAGCATGGCAAATACAACAA GTATTCCGTTCTGTCAAGATTCTAGGAACGCCAATTTTACGGTCATCAATTCTCTGTCGCAGCATGCTCAAGTTTGTAAATAGCCTTCTGCATTATCTAACATTTGAG GTTCTTGAACCAAATTGGCATTTGATGCATGATCGCCTTCAAACTGCAAGGAGCATAGATGAG GTCATCCAGATCCATGATTTCTTTCTCCAGCAGTGTCTAAAAGAATGCTTGCTGTTGTCGCCTCAACTCCTTGTG AAAGTTGAGAAGCTGAAAGCTTTATGCCTTCAGTATGCCACTTCCATCCAGCTCTTGATGCCATCCATCGAAGTTGCCAACTCTGAGAATACATCGAAGGCTGGGAAGTCAAGGTCAAGAACTAATAAATCGCAGGACAGAGACCAGCAGCTGAAACTGGCATCAGAGAATGTCGTCATGTCAGAGTCAATCCT GAAATTCGAAGCGGCGTTCAATTCAGAGCTCCAGAGCCTTGCTCCCACACTGAGCAACAGTTCACACGCGGAGCCGTACCTGACCCGTCTCGCGCAGTGCATCCTTGGTGTGCGAACCGACCAATGA